From the Microbacterium sp. W4I4 genome, one window contains:
- a CDS encoding FHA domain-containing protein, with translation MSELMLLVLRIGFLVLLWFFVFAVVYSLRADLFGVRVRKMPAAEAPVPAPIHQAPRPAGTPAKAATRLVITSGPKVGLEVPLSATDPMSIGRSSESGLVIRDDYTSSHHARLSQRGDIWMLQDLGSTNGTFLNGQRLSDKPVQVQIGTPIKVGATTFELRA, from the coding sequence ATGAGCGAACTGATGCTGCTGGTGCTGCGCATCGGCTTCCTGGTGCTGCTGTGGTTCTTCGTCTTCGCCGTGGTCTACTCGCTGCGCGCCGATCTGTTCGGCGTGCGCGTGCGCAAGATGCCCGCAGCCGAAGCCCCGGTTCCCGCGCCGATCCATCAGGCCCCGCGCCCCGCCGGAACCCCCGCGAAGGCCGCCACCCGCCTGGTCATCACCTCCGGCCCCAAGGTCGGTCTCGAGGTGCCCCTCAGCGCCACCGATCCGATGTCGATCGGCCGATCGAGCGAGTCGGGCCTCGTCATCCGCGACGACTACACCTCCAGCCATCACGCCCGTCTCTCGCAGCGCGGCGACATCTGGATGCTGCAGGATCTCGGATCCACCAACGGCACGTTCCTGAACGGACAGCGCCTGAGCGACAAGCCCGTGCAGGTGCAGATCGGCACACCCATCAAGGTGGGCGCCACGACGTTCGAGCTGCGAGCGTAG
- a CDS encoding DUF3662 and FHA domain-containing protein — protein MGLLDSFERGLERAVNGAFAKTFRSGIQPVEIASALRREADTKAAVVSRDRIITPSDYLVRLSPEDHERMLTLGHALNDELFALLTTHARTQGYSFAGVLHISLEGDERVSTGTVQVNSSSVESSVSWRGVIEIDGRPHDLTSARTVIGRGSDADITISDAGSSRRHAEVLWDGERAMLRDLGSTNGTKVDGQKVREAALTPGTVFTIGRTELTFRVVPASKGVSR, from the coding sequence GTGGGACTACTTGACAGCTTTGAGAGAGGTCTTGAGCGCGCCGTGAACGGCGCGTTCGCGAAGACCTTCCGCAGCGGCATCCAGCCCGTCGAGATCGCTTCGGCCCTGCGCCGTGAGGCCGACACGAAGGCGGCCGTGGTCAGCCGCGACCGCATCATCACCCCCAGCGACTACCTCGTGCGCCTGAGTCCTGAGGACCACGAGCGGATGCTGACGCTCGGCCACGCGCTGAACGACGAGCTCTTCGCGCTGCTCACCACCCACGCCCGCACGCAGGGCTACAGCTTCGCCGGCGTCCTGCACATCTCTCTCGAGGGCGACGAGCGCGTCTCCACCGGCACCGTGCAGGTCAACTCCTCCTCCGTCGAGAGCAGCGTCTCCTGGCGGGGCGTCATCGAGATCGACGGCCGCCCTCACGATCTGACCAGCGCCCGCACGGTGATCGGACGCGGCAGCGACGCGGACATCACCATTTCGGATGCCGGCTCCAGCCGCCGCCACGCCGAGGTGCTCTGGGACGGCGAGCGCGCCATGCTGCGCGATCTCGGCTCCACGAACGGCACGAAGGTCGACGGACAGAAGGTGCGCGAAGCCGCTCTCACCCCCGGCACCGTGTTCACGATCGGCCGCACCGAGCTGACCTTCCGCGTCGTTCCGGCTTCCAAGGGGGTCTCACGATGA